A window of the Desulforapulum autotrophicum HRM2 genome harbors these coding sequences:
- a CDS encoding NfeD family protein, which translates to MNPSKKKSHAFLNILWIILLPIFIIVTFQTRVTGTDGEKTDKIKVYEIKVEGPVEPGMAAFLERALAVDDSPAALFVLKMDTFGGRVDSALAIVDLIVNIPKGRTIAFVVNKAISAGALISLACNDLVMKDHTTIGDCAPIMNSSEGPKMMGEKFQSPLRAKFRSLAKRNNYPEALAEAMVSDHIAVYEVTEAGQTRYIDSRAYEDLTDDERGAITARKTIISKGELLTMDAIEAERLGFSRMTVGSVAEMLERMGVSNYEIVSIEESWSETFFRFLTKISPILMVIGLGALYTEIKSPGFGLPGLVGIVCLGFVFAGQYIVGLAGYTEFLLIVAGMLFFAGEVFVLPGFGISGILGLILMGAGMVLALQDFVIPDPDLPWQGKLLKANLIQVLASFLAGLFIALGVIRYLLPRLSRVIAGPYLDATLKDSHADSMEIRRASVGDRGVAATFLRPAGKVEINGEIFDAVSQGEFIEQGSLIFVAMIQGNRLIVTAEEKK; encoded by the coding sequence ATGAACCCCAGCAAAAAAAAGAGCCATGCCTTCTTGAACATCCTTTGGATCATCCTTTTGCCCATTTTTATCATTGTTACCTTTCAGACCCGGGTGACTGGAACAGATGGGGAAAAAACTGATAAAATAAAGGTGTACGAAATCAAGGTTGAAGGCCCTGTGGAGCCGGGTATGGCAGCCTTTCTGGAGAGAGCCCTTGCCGTGGACGACTCACCTGCTGCACTCTTTGTACTCAAGATGGATACCTTTGGGGGCCGGGTGGATTCAGCCCTGGCCATTGTGGATCTCATTGTCAATATTCCCAAGGGCAGGACCATCGCCTTTGTCGTCAACAAAGCCATATCTGCAGGCGCCCTGATCTCCCTTGCCTGTAATGATCTTGTCATGAAGGACCACACCACCATCGGTGACTGCGCGCCGATCATGAATTCAAGTGAAGGCCCAAAGATGATGGGTGAGAAATTCCAGTCCCCCCTCAGGGCTAAGTTCAGATCCCTTGCCAAGCGAAACAACTATCCGGAAGCCCTGGCCGAGGCCATGGTCAGTGACCACATTGCCGTTTATGAGGTCACCGAGGCAGGGCAGACCCGGTACATTGATTCCAGGGCGTATGAGGATCTCACCGACGATGAACGAGGAGCCATTACAGCCAGGAAGACTATCATTTCAAAGGGCGAACTTTTAACCATGGATGCCATTGAGGCCGAGCGTCTTGGTTTTTCCCGGATGACCGTGGGATCCGTTGCGGAGATGCTCGAGCGCATGGGTGTTTCAAACTACGAGATCGTCTCCATTGAAGAGAGCTGGTCAGAAACTTTTTTCAGGTTCCTCACCAAAATTTCCCCCATTCTCATGGTTATCGGTCTTGGGGCACTCTATACGGAGATCAAATCCCCGGGATTTGGCCTGCCTGGACTTGTGGGAATTGTCTGTCTTGGCTTTGTGTTCGCCGGCCAGTACATAGTGGGCCTTGCCGGTTACACGGAATTTCTTCTCATTGTCGCAGGTATGCTTTTTTTTGCAGGGGAAGTTTTTGTTCTGCCAGGTTTTGGCATATCCGGCATTCTTGGGCTCATTCTCATGGGTGCAGGCATGGTTCTGGCCCTCCAGGATTTTGTCATTCCAGATCCAGACCTTCCCTGGCAGGGCAAGCTTTTAAAGGCAAATTTGATCCAGGTGCTTGCCTCGTTTCTTGCCGGGCTTTTCATTGCCCTTGGCGTTATCCGTTATTTGTTGCCCCGGCTCTCAAGGGTCATTGCCGGACCCTATCTTGATGCCACACTCAAAGATTCCCATGCCGATTCCATGGAGATCAGGCGGGCGAGCGTTGGAGACCGGGGCGTTGCCGCCACTTTTTTGCGTCCTGCCGGTAAAGTTGAGATCAATGGCGAGATCTTTGACGCCGTGTCCCAGGGTGAGTTCATTGAACAGGGATCCCTGATTTTTGTTGCCATGATCCAGGGCAACCGCCTTATCGTTACAGCAGAGGAGAAAAAATGA
- a CDS encoding NfeD family protein, protein MSGLTVPIVLQLVGVAIIIAEIIIPSGGIISILAALVFGYSLYIAFTQFSPGTGMLFVLADMIIIPVLIYVGLRMIAKSPVTLNATLSKAKGVISQEPGLEGYLGKNGLSKTDLRPAGFAMIDGKRVDVVTRGEYISKQTPIVVHGVIGNQIIVRERVEK, encoded by the coding sequence ATGAGTGGTTTGACTGTCCCCATTGTTCTCCAGTTGGTGGGTGTTGCCATCATCATCGCCGAGATCATCATCCCGTCAGGGGGGATTATTTCCATTCTGGCGGCCCTGGTTTTCGGATATTCACTCTATATTGCGTTTACGCAATTTTCACCGGGAACAGGTATGCTTTTTGTTCTGGCTGACATGATCATCATTCCTGTGCTCATATATGTGGGGTTGAGGATGATTGCAAAATCGCCCGTCACACTTAACGCCACTCTGTCAAAAGCCAAGGGGGTCATTTCCCAGGAGCCCGGGCTTGAGGGATATCTTGGAAAAAACGGCCTGTCAAAAACCGATCTTCGGCCTGCTGGATTTGCCATGATTGATGGAAAACGGGTGGATGTAGTCACCCGGGGAGAGTATATCTCAAAACAGACCCCCATTGTCGTCCATGGAGTTATCGGCAATCAGATCATTGTGCGTGAGCGTGTGGAAAAATAA
- the floA gene encoding flotillin-like protein FloA (flotillin-like protein involved in membrane lipid rafts) has product MEFTTIVVILLVIACIVVLFFIGSSISLWVQSLVSGARVGLLNIVFMRFRKVPPKLIVTSKIMAVKSGLEISTDDFESHYLAGGDVSRVVKALIAADKANIDLPFNRAAAIDLAGRNVLEAVQMSVNPKVIETPLIAAMAKDGIQLKAISRVTVRANIDRLVGGAGEETILARVGEGIVTTIGSANSHKMVLENPDLISKTVLSKGLDSGTAYEILSIDIADVDVGKNIGAELETDRAEADKKIAQAKAEERRAMAYAMEQEMKARVQEMRAKVVEAEAQVPLAMAEAFRQGNLGIMDYYRMKNIVSDTDMRQSIATPEKDDPDQP; this is encoded by the coding sequence ATGGAGTTTACCACCATTGTTGTTATTCTGCTGGTCATTGCCTGTATTGTGGTGCTTTTTTTTATTGGTTCGTCGATTTCATTGTGGGTGCAGTCCCTGGTGTCTGGGGCAAGGGTTGGCCTTTTAAACATCGTGTTCATGCGTTTTAGAAAGGTCCCCCCCAAGCTGATTGTCACCTCAAAAATCATGGCAGTCAAGTCCGGGCTTGAGATCTCAACCGACGATTTTGAGTCCCATTACCTTGCAGGCGGTGACGTTTCAAGGGTGGTCAAAGCCTTGATTGCCGCAGACAAGGCTAATATAGATCTTCCCTTTAACCGGGCTGCCGCCATTGACCTTGCCGGCAGAAATGTTCTTGAAGCTGTGCAGATGAGTGTTAATCCCAAGGTGATTGAAACACCACTTATCGCCGCCATGGCCAAGGACGGTATTCAGCTTAAGGCTATCTCCCGGGTGACGGTTCGGGCAAACATTGACCGGCTGGTGGGTGGGGCAGGTGAGGAAACTATCCTGGCAAGGGTAGGCGAGGGGATTGTCACCACCATCGGGTCTGCCAATTCCCATAAGATGGTGCTTGAAAATCCTGATCTCATCTCCAAAACTGTTCTCTCCAAGGGGCTGGATTCCGGAACGGCCTATGAGATCCTCTCCATCGATATTGCCGATGTGGATGTGGGCAAGAACATCGGTGCAGAACTTGAAACCGACAGGGCCGAGGCAGACAAGAAAATTGCCCAGGCAAAGGCTGAGGAACGCCGTGCCATGGCCTATGCCATGGAGCAGGAGATGAAAGCCAGGGTCCAGGAGATGCGGGCTAAGGTGGTAGAAGCCGAGGCCCAGGTGCCCCTTGCCATGGCCGAGGCGTTCAGGCAGGGAAATCTTGGCATCATGGACTACTATCGCATGAAAAACATTGTTTCCGATACCGACATGAGGCAGTCCATTGCCACACCGGAAAAGGATGACCCAGATCAGCCCTAG